The genomic interval GAGTCCTTGTTGCCCGAGTTCTTCACGAACCCGTGGATGTGGTTGTTCTCGATGACCGCGCCCGTGGCCTTGTTGAACGTCGTCACGGCGGCGCCTCCCCCCCCGTCGCGCAGCTCCGAGTTCACCAGCGTGGAGCCCGTGACGTTCCCCTCGAAGGTGACGGCGAAGAGCGGCTGGCGCTGCACGTCGATGTTGAACCCGTCGATGACCCAGTGGGGACGGCGCACCTGCACCATGCCGCCCGTGCCGGGCCCGGGGATGATGCGCGCGCCCCCCTCGCCCTGGAGCGTGATTTTCGCCTCGGGGGTCCCCGCCTTCGCGTTGGCGCCGATGATGACGCGCTCCGCGTACGTCCCCCCCTGGACACGGATGACCTCGCCCGGCCCCGCCATGCTGACGGCCTTGTTGAGGGTGCGCAGCGGCCTGTCGGCGCTGCCGTCGCCGCCGTCATTGCCCGAGGGGCTCACCACCCACTCGCGGGAGAACGACTTGTTGGCCGCCGCGGCCAGCGGCTGGGCCTGGACACCGGGCTGGTCCGAAGGCGTGGCGATGGCCGCGTGGTCCGCGTGGTCGGGCAGCGCCGCCACGGGGGTGTCGGGAACGGGCTGCACGCCGATGGGCGGCAGGCTTGCTCCGTGGGCAGCCGAACCGAGCATGAAAAGGCTGGTGGCCAGAGCGGCCACGGGAGTCTTCTGCTTCAGGAAGTTGCCTTTGAAAATTCGCATGAGCAGGACCAACGCGAGGCGCGGCGCGGTCTATTCGCTCCAGGACAAGTGCCGGCACACGGGCCAACGGGCGTCCGGTCCGTGACAGGCCCCGGGCCGGCGGGTACGGTGCCGCCCCCTGTGCGCACCGCCGTCCCACTCCTGCTCTCCGCCCTGCTGCTCGCGACCTGCGCGCGCCCTCAGTCGCCCGGCCATCTGATGGACCGCCCGGTGGCGCTCCCGCCAGACGAGCCCCTGGACGCTGGGACGCCGGGTGGCGCGCTCCCTCCATCCACCTCGGGCGAGGACGCGGGGACAGCGGATGCGGGCCTTGAATCCGCGACGCCCCCCGCGCCGCCAGGGGCAGACCTGTTGGCCCAGGGGATTCCGGGGCCCGGCGAGCTCAAGCGCCTGGACTTCCGAGGCGGAGAGCCCCGGCTCCCCATCCGGCTCATGGAGGGTCGGCGCGAGGCGACGTTCTCTCCTCGGGGGCGCATGCGGATGCGCTTTGGCGGAGCGGTGGAGAAGATGCTCGACGCCGCGGCCGGCACTCGCTGGACGGTGCGCGTGACGCAAGGCGTGCCCGCGGTGCTCTCCGCTCGTGTGCAGCTGAGCGAACATCGGTTCGCGGACCGCGAGGGACTGGCGGCGGCCCAGGAGGAATGGCGCGCGCGAGGCATCCCCGTGCGCACCCACGTGCTGGGCGCGGTGTATGGCATCGCTGGCAAGGTCATCGACAACCGGCGCTCGCTGCTGTTGGTGGACGAGGTGCTCTCCCACGAGGACGCCATGAAGCGGCAGGCGGACCTGCTGCAGCGCTTCGGAGTGCGGACGACTCTCTTCGAGGAGGCGCATACTCCCGCGAGAGGCATCCTGGAGGTCCGCGACGAATCCGGCGCCGTGGTGGGACTGGCGCAGGACCGGCTCGACGCGGAGTCCCCCGATGGCGCTGGCTTCGACGTGCGCCAGGTCGAGTACGGCGTGGGCTACGACTTCCACGGCTTCGAGGACCGCACGTTCCGAGGCGCGCTGCAGTTCTCCGTGGACCGCGCGGGCCTGCTCGCCGTGGTGAACGTGGTGCCCCTGGAGGACCTGCTCAAGGGCCTGGTCCCCGCGGAAATCTTCGCCCGGGCCCACGCGGAGGCGCTCAAGGCCCAGGCCGTCACCGCGCGCGGCGAGGTGCTCGCGAAGGTGGGCATCAAGCACCTGGCGGACCCCTACCTCCTGTGTTCAGAGCAGCACTGCGCCGTGTACCGGGGGCGCACGGGTGAGGCGGCCAGCACCACCGCCGCCGTCGAAGCCACCCGGGGCGAGGCCCTCTTCAGCGCGGATGGCCGGCTGGTGGACTCCGTCTACAGCGCCGTGTGTGGCGGCCACACCGAGGACAACGACATCGTCTGGGGTGGCCCGCCGGACCCGAGCCTGCGGGGACGCCCGGACATCCTGGAGCCCACCGCGGACACGCCCGCCCCCTCCCGCCTGGCGAAGTGGCTGGCGGCGCCAGACCTGAGGGCCGCCTGCCGGCTCTCCAGCTTCGCCCAGCCAAGCAAGTTCCGTTGGGAGAAGCGCTTCACCGCGGCCCAGTTGGATGCCCTGGTCGCCCGGCTGGGCGTGGGCCGGGTGCAGGCCATGAGCCTGTCCGAGCGGGGGGTCTCCGGCCGGGCGCGGGTGTTGTCCGTGTCCGGGGACCAGGGGGCCACCCAGGTGCGCGGCGAGCTCAACATCCGCAGGCTGCTGGGCATGCTCAACAGCAGCATGGCGGTGGTGGAAGCCGAACGAGACGCCGAGGGCCGGCCCACCCATTGGCTTTTCCGTGGCGGAGGGTGGGGCCACGGAGTAGGGATGTGTCAGACGGGCGCCATCGGCCGGGCGGAAGCCGGGCAGCGCTACCAGGACATCCTCCGTCACTACTTCAATGGTGCTGAAGTCGCCCCCATCTACTGAAGTCGAGTCGGGGGCGCGCCCGTGGAACCGTGCACGCCTCGTGAATGTCCTTCTCCATCCCCCTGTTCTGCCGCGAACGGGACGGGACTAGGCAGCGGGCCCGGAGGTTTATCATCGCGCCGTGAGCACGGGTTCTTCTCCGACAGACTGGCGCCGCAAGCGGCGGCGAGACTCACCCTGGCGCTTGCTCGCCGCGGTGCTGCTCGCCTTGGTGGCACATGTCGCCTACCTGGCCGTCGTCCTCTTCACGGGGACCCTCTCTCCCGTGGACCGTGACCGCAAGCCGGTCACCCGCCCCCCCACCTCCGTGGCCGTGCGCCCCCTGACGCAGGACCAGTGGGCCAAGAACCGCGGAAAGACGGACCCGAAGGCGAAGACGCAGACCACCGAGCGTCCTCGCGCCCAGGAGAAGAAGCCCGAGGAGAAGAAGCCGGAGACCCGCCCCCAGGGGCAGGTCGTGGACCTGGCGCCGGGCAACAACCAGGAGGCTCCGGACGCCAAGTACCTGGCGGAGCACAACAACCGCGTCCAGAAGGAGACGCGGGCCCGGGAGCAGACGCCCAACTACCGCAACGCCATGCCCCAGCGCACGGCGCCCGAGGCGCAGCAAGGCGCGGACGTGGAGCCCACGGCGCCTCGAATCGCCGGCAACAACGGCCTGGGCAACGACGACCGCCCCTTGTCCGAGGCCGGCCAGCAGTTCGCCTTCGAGGTCCCCGACATCCACCGCCGCAACGAGATGAAGGTGAAGACGGACCCCACCACGCCCGGGAGCGTGTCCGTGCAGAACCAGAACGAGAGCGACGAGGTGACGGGCAACGGGAAGCGGCTGCGGATGCAGCAGGGCACGCAGGGTTCGCAGGAGGAAGGCTCCTCGGGGCGCATGGGCTCACCGGGAATCGCGTCGCTGATGCCGTCCCGCGCCGCCATGGACAAGGTGCTCGGGGCCGCGCCCAATGACCACCTGCGCGACGTGGAGGAGGGAGACGGCACCATGCTCAACTCGCGCGAGTGGAAGTACGCCAGCTTCTTCAACCGCGTGAAACAGAGCGTGGGCATGCACTGGAACCCCAACGAGACGCTGCGCCAGAGAGACCCCACCGGGCGCATCTACTCGGGGAAGGACCGGCACACGCTCCTGGAAATCACGCTCGACGAGAAGGGCCGCGTCACGGACATCCAGGTGGAGAAGAGCAGCGGCCTGGACTTCCTGGACATGGAGGCGGTGTCGTCGTTCCAGCGCGCCCAGCCCTTCCCCAACCCGCCTCCGGGGCTCTTGAGCGACGACTCGAAGGTGCGCTTCTCCTTCGGCTTCTTCCTGGAGATGGGCGGAGGCCCGCGCATGCGGCTGTTCCGCCAGCCCAACTGACGTTCGCTGGCCCACGTGCATCGCGACAGGTCCTCGCGAACGGGCGCGGTTCCCACTACGGTGCCGCGCCGTGGAAA from Myxococcus stipitatus carries:
- a CDS encoding TonB family protein, encoding MSTGSSPTDWRRKRRRDSPWRLLAAVLLALVAHVAYLAVVLFTGTLSPVDRDRKPVTRPPTSVAVRPLTQDQWAKNRGKTDPKAKTQTTERPRAQEKKPEEKKPETRPQGQVVDLAPGNNQEAPDAKYLAEHNNRVQKETRAREQTPNYRNAMPQRTAPEAQQGADVEPTAPRIAGNNGLGNDDRPLSEAGQQFAFEVPDIHRRNEMKVKTDPTTPGSVSVQNQNESDEVTGNGKRLRMQQGTQGSQEEGSSGRMGSPGIASLMPSRAAMDKVLGAAPNDHLRDVEEGDGTMLNSREWKYASFFNRVKQSVGMHWNPNETLRQRDPTGRIYSGKDRHTLLEITLDEKGRVTDIQVEKSSGLDFLDMEAVSSFQRAQPFPNPPPGLLSDDSKVRFSFGFFLEMGGGPRMRLFRQPN
- a CDS encoding SpoIID/LytB domain-containing protein encodes the protein MDRPVALPPDEPLDAGTPGGALPPSTSGEDAGTADAGLESATPPAPPGADLLAQGIPGPGELKRLDFRGGEPRLPIRLMEGRREATFSPRGRMRMRFGGAVEKMLDAAAGTRWTVRVTQGVPAVLSARVQLSEHRFADREGLAAAQEEWRARGIPVRTHVLGAVYGIAGKVIDNRRSLLLVDEVLSHEDAMKRQADLLQRFGVRTTLFEEAHTPARGILEVRDESGAVVGLAQDRLDAESPDGAGFDVRQVEYGVGYDFHGFEDRTFRGALQFSVDRAGLLAVVNVVPLEDLLKGLVPAEIFARAHAEALKAQAVTARGEVLAKVGIKHLADPYLLCSEQHCAVYRGRTGEAASTTAAVEATRGEALFSADGRLVDSVYSAVCGGHTEDNDIVWGGPPDPSLRGRPDILEPTADTPAPSRLAKWLAAPDLRAACRLSSFAQPSKFRWEKRFTAAQLDALVARLGVGRVQAMSLSERGVSGRARVLSVSGDQGATQVRGELNIRRLLGMLNSSMAVVEAERDAEGRPTHWLFRGGGWGHGVGMCQTGAIGRAEAGQRYQDILRHYFNGAEVAPIY